In Drosophila teissieri strain GT53w chromosome 2R, Prin_Dtei_1.1, whole genome shotgun sequence, the following proteins share a genomic window:
- the LOC122614558 gene encoding male-specific sperm protein Mst84Dc, which translates to MCCGPCCGTCYYPCCSPCFSGRCFGPRCGFYSGPCGPCCGGGCCSSCGPSC; encoded by the coding sequence ATGTGTTGCGGACCCTGCTGTGGAACTTGCTACTACCCGTGCTGTAGCCCCTGCTTTAGTGGCCGCTGTTTCGGACCACGGTGCGGATTTTATAGTGGACCATGTGGACCTTGCTGCGGGGGCggatgctgcagcagctgcggaCCGTCTTGTTAA